AACACATTCATTAATGGCAATTTCGTCCATTTTGGGGAGTTTATTGGTTATGTTTGATtgtcaaaaaatttgagggagtatgaaaagataaaataaaaaaaatgaaaaataggtttgaattcaataaattatttttatacggttttctaaatttattttacttattttcttttattatataaaaattaaataatttaaaaatatataattttttataaattttaattatatttaatattttttatatttttttacgatgaaatcaaatataagaaaattatatttgatactTTAGAACCTCTATTTTACTTGACCTTCTTTGACATagttaaaatttatgaaaataaatatatcataatgatttaaaatatattttaaattaattttattaaataattttaatacttaaaataagaattaaataataaattataaatcaatgaattaattaagttattaaataataaaaattaagttttacgGCTTTCGAATATTAAGAAGTCACCCATGTGCAAGGAATTGAGAAAGACCACATGGCCAGCCACCAAGGTTAGTTCACAAACCAATGGCAACATTGGAAGTTCTTCTAGTATATTGAGAGCCTCAGgcccaataataataacaaagcTTTGGAGTACAAGAGTCCATTATTGTTCTGTGATTTATTTCCATGGCCAGCCAGTAAATACAATGATTCAGAAGCTGATGAAGTTCTTCTCCTTCAAGCTTTCCACAGTATCCTTTATGCTCACCTCCATAGGAGTGAAGTGAATGCCCAAACTTTTTGCCTTCTCCTGGGATACCCGGAAGGTTGGAACACAAGTCTGCCCATCTTTCCATCTGCCATGTATGAAACACAAGTGGATTCATCTCGGATCTCAATATGATGAGAAACCAGCAAATAATGTCAAAAGGAGTGAAGTAATATCATCctagagataactaatagaaaCTTACTTTTCAGGTATGTGTATGGCAGGGTAGAGCTTGTGCAAGATATTCAGTGTCTCAGAACGGTGTGAGACAGTCCCTACTAAACAGTATCTTCCACTAGCTTCCGGAAGTTCAAATGCTTGAATATGTGCATTGGCAACATCTCTAGCATCCACCCATGTATATGAGGTGGTTTTGGGAAATGTTTGAACTCCTGCGACAAACATATTTCAAATGATTGCATCAAGAGAGTTGAAGTATTGGGATGAAGCAAGGTTCACACtcctttttcttaatttaaactTCTAGTCATTTGGAGGGCTGAGGAGTACTACCATTTAGAAGTTTCAGAATTTCCTCCACGCTTAGATTAAGAGTAGGCTGTAAGAGAGGACCCAGCACCCATCCTGGATGTATCATGACCATGTCAATCCCGTTCTCCTTTGAAAACTTCCAAGCAGCCTCCTCGGCTAAGGTCTTTGAAAGCTTGTACCATAGCTATCACAAAAATCACAAAGTTTGAATAACATTCGATTTCAGTATGCAAAGGAACCAGATCAGATGCATGCAATCAACCAAAGCAAAATCAATACAAAAACTTGCCCTTGGATTTGCCAACGCATGCAAAGGCTTATGCATACACAGCGCATGTTAGAATCAAGTTGATGATTTGATAGATACCCTCTCATATTTGTTGTACTTCCACTGAAGAACCAGTATAATTTTTCGTATTCCATGCAAAAGAGATAGTATGTGATAAGAAATAATGTCGTATGCAAACCTTTGATTCCTTGCACAAAACTGCATCTGAAAACCAGCTCTCATCAATTATCACCTCAGGAGTCAGAGGTTTTCCATTGTGTTCCACCGCAGACATAGACGATGTTACAACCACTCTTTTGACAGATGGAACTTTTGAGCAGGACCTTAGGACATTGATAGTCCCCTTCAATGCAGGGTCAATCAGTTCTGTctgaacacaaaaaataaaatagaaattagcTCCATATAAGTGATCAAATAAAACAAGTGAAGCTGATACAAAGCTTGTAATACAGCCAACATGAAAATCACACAAATGAGAATACACAATGAACCATGCACCCATTCTTCTGCAATCAATGTTATATCTAGGTTGGTAATAAGATTCTTTATGACTCCTTTCATATATTAGCCCACTATAGCTCGCaaggtgtttggcttccaattGATATGGAGCTTGAACACAGGATATAAGAAGAGAGAAAGTCGACAAGCAGAATAAAACAAGGAAACCCAAGAATCCAACCTCTTGAATCTTGTAGTACACAGATAAAACCCCACAAATCCAATATTGTTATGTTCTCTCAGTCTCCTATTATGTTGGTTTAGTGTAACCAGCATTCACTGCCTCTGTATCAATGGGCCTTACTCACGTAAACAAAGAAGAATCATGGGAAGTAAAGTAAGGATCCATTCCTTCTAAGTGGCGAAAATTAATTTACAGTATAGGATGAACCTGGGGGTCAGTGACTTGCATGACAACAGGCGATGCTGTATGAAAAACGCCATCACATCCATCAACTACGGGATCAAAGGACCCTTCTTCCAATAAGTCTGCTTTGAATAAACGAAGCCTTTCCTTAGCTCCATCGAGTGAAAGCAAGTGTTCTGTCTTCTTTGGATCATCTACATCATACATATATGTAAGCACAACTGGTAAATTAAATGGAAGGATAAGTAGAAAAGGCGGTAAAAGGTTGAGATTGAGAACTGACTTGGGTCACGAACAGTTGCTCTAACAGTGTAACCACGTTGGAGCAGGAGCTTCACCAGCCATGAAGCTACAAACCCAGCAGCTCCAGTCACGCACACCACCTTTCCTTCTCCAGTACTCATCTCTCTTCAATGTCCCACTTTCACCTTCAAATCTATGTTATACACTTTTAACACTATGtgcttgatatatatataagggtTGAGAGTAACATGTATTAGAGTCCAAAACTGCGGACGTATGCAAATTCGTCAGCCTTTAGATCTTCTTGGTCACTTTCGGCTTCCGTGATCCCCTTGCTCTTTCCCTTCATTTTGATTCCACAAAGACACCCGTTTTCCTTTGATTTTGTGAGAGTCCTGGTTCTTCATTCCACGATACCATATATTAATGGGAGACGAACTCAGACGAGGATATTGGCAACGTACCAATGAAACTAAGAACACCGACGTATGAACCCAGAACACATGGCTTATTAATGTGTAAAGTTGGGTTGGTAATTTTGTTTCAAAGATTCCGGCTTGGAAACTACTTGTTGTGTTGACatcaatattaaataaaattattgaaaatttaatttatcattttaattacataaaaatatcttataaataaatatgttataatttttttattatataatataacatacaagtcattttgaaaaaaatattcagaaaataataaataaaatctttataattctctaattaataataatttttatatcctatattatataatttcattcatcttttcatcatttttttaatagaattgaataaaaaaattattagttgacatcaataataaaataaaaaaattttaaaaattaaaactaaagtacttaaaaattaaatacaattaaaacaaaaaaacttaaagtttaaataataaaatattaactctTATTGTATTTTCAATTCTTTCTCAAATAGAGATGACAACGGAACGGGTTTAAAACTGGTTGTCTCCATCTCAAGCTCAccatgtttatttaaaataattatcatctctgtcccattaaaaaaaaattaaactagaCCAGTAGTGTATGAGAAATTCTCATACTCGTCTCGCTAggccctttttaattttttaattacattacaataaataaatatattttataaatagttaaaatattataatttttataacttatttattattattattattattacctatatattaaaaaagaaaataaaattcaaattaaattaattttatatataatcaaaattgGACGGGACGGGACGGGACAAGGCAATACCCGAACATGCCCCGAACTCATATtgggtttttagaaaaatttcaaattcatcctaaacccgtttatttaaatttcaaacatcATCCCGTTAGGAGTGAGGTTGGATAGGTATCCGAAAAAACCTACCCCATTGCTATCTCTATTCTTGaatctatgttttctattaGTGTGATTTAACAAggtaaaagttaatattttatttttatacttttagctttaaagttttttttagttttaattatattttaaaattttaaaatttcttattttattgatctcaaatcaattttatctaacttgtaaaaaaaaggcatgtatttttaaatagatgatgataaaaatgatttataaaaattaaaattcattattttatatatattttttaaattagtgagtgaaattatttttcccaaaaagaaaattgaattttttattttttattttttatttaaatgtttacAAAACTAGGATGAGAATTaaacaaattcttttaaagTATTTACTAAACAAAACTATTATTGTAAGAGGATTATTCAATGCatttatctaatttttctatacattcatcttcttttcccttttgttttctACACTAAACTTTACACGTGAAATAACCAAACTATTTTCTTCGTCAACCTCTCTACATTAATCCATCTAAAACGCTAAtcctatttcttttccattttccttttttccttactttttttttttttcctttatgttctttcctttccttcatCTTTCTTCTAGAGCCAAACCCGATTTCAACATAAGTTTAGAGAAATGTATCTGGATTGGATTAGAAGATCTATGAATTCAAGCTTATATAACCCGATTTCAACATGGGTTTAGAGAAATATATTTGGGTAGAGTTGCATTTTCAACCAATAAACTTCACATTTGGACAACAATGGCAGCCTCACATTTGGACTTCCTCCTCTAATACTACTGTTAATATCCCGGAAATGCTATTCCTATGATTGAAATCTAAACTACATTAGACTTTGGTAccttaaaattagaatttcatttctaaatttCAACTAAGTACAACAATGGCAGCCTCAATATTTGTAGAAAATGATGGAGAAGGTTTCAAAGTGgtccatcattttcattttgaaagtggccaagaatttaatttcaatacCAAATTTTTTCCATGTCAAATCCTCACAATGTCTTCTCATTTGTGTAACTCAAGCTCAATCCCATTTCTGGGTTCATCTGGGCTTTACCATAATCAACGAACATTATGTAAGTTGAAGCAAGACCTTGCAGGCCATGAAGATCAGTTAGAACATATATGATTCCAACACTTACACTttgaaatgaaattatgaagAATACaccatttttcatgatttatttgcATGGCTAGCCAGTAAATACCACATGTCAGAAACTGACAAAATTCTTCTCCCTCTAGCATTCCACAGTGTCCTTCAGGCTCACCTCCAGAGGAGTAAAGTTGATGCCAAACTTTTAGCTTTCTCCTGGGAAACCATAAGGTTGGTGCATAAGGCTTGTCATCTGCACATCTGCCACAAATGAAACACATCCCAAGTTTATCCCAGAATTTCTTAATCAGTCAGTCAAACAACTGATACTGAAGAGTAAAAAAGCATCTCACAAGTCATAAATGAAAACTCTTCTGGAAATGGATCAGAAGCTTAATCCTAAATgcaatgaaaagtaaaaaagcatGAGACATCTCTTCGGGTAAGTGAGAAAATCCCAGAATCAATGGAGGTTTGTTCTTTTGTACTAGAAGCTTGATGTATGGGTTTAGATAGAGCTAGATGGTGAGACAGGATTCATGCAGCCAATCTAAGAGTAAAGGTTTATTGAGTTGAGTAAAGCTGAAGAAACTCCAAGGTCAATATTGAtgttaaaagtttgaaaaaatggAAGGCTCTTATAGCTCACCAATAACTTTCATCAAGACAGCCACATTCATGGATATGATCAGCCAAAACAgaataatgaatttaataaaaacCAGAAAATTCATGAGCCCTGATCACTGAAACACTTTTAGATCCTTAGCAGTTTGATAACTTATTAAACTAACCAATAGTTATAAATGTCAGATCTTAAGAATCAGATGCAATTCATAAGAAGGCAATATGTCAAACAGCATAGACATGCCATTTTGACCTCTGAACAGAGAGAGCCTACACTTCACCTGAAATATACGAACTATGCAGCAATAGAGTTTAAAGGTCCAGTCAAAGCCCAAGTAAATCCAAGTTGCAACCTATTCCTGCCTACATGGTCAGACATGGTCTCCCATTCTTATATAGCAACTCACACCACAGATGATGACACAGAATGAGATGGCAGAGCAGTTTGCCACTTTCCAGCTCATTCATGCAGCCAGAGGAATTTGATCAAGGGTGTTGTTACAGTGTTATAAGAAACATTGTTAATTGGTGTTGTCCATGCAGCCAGAGGAAGGAATCAATATATCACATATTCATCCAAAGCAGGAGTGTTCAGAGCTTGTTCATAACATTGTTCTCTTTTTTCAGAGTTTACTGGGTTCTGTCTCATTCTATGAAGGAGCTGTTGTCTTCTAGTTGGCTCATTCTATGAACGATCCCTGTTACTTGTTTCCCTGCATCTGTCGTATTTAGCTGTagttcttttgtttatttctttagtgTTTAGTGCTACTTGCATATGAATACTCATACGGGGGTTGTGCCTTCTAGGGACCtctttataatatatatgtgtatttttttgcccatcaaaaaataaaaaggaaaacttaATAAAACAACAAGTAACATTACCTAACATACAACATTAAcctcaaaataaaaacttaCTTTTCAGCCAGGTTTAAAGTAGGGTAGAGCTTGCACAACTCATTGTGTCAGAACAGTGCAAACTGCTCCCTACTAAGCAGTGTCTTCCACTAGCTGCTGGAATCTCATATGCTTGAATATGGGCAAGGGCAACATCTCTAACATCAACCCATCAATGAGTTTTATTGGGAAATGTTTCTCCTGCAACAAATAAATGTCAGACGATTACATCACAAGTACTAGATACGTTAACTGTGCTGAAATTATCAGTTTCTGCCGAGGAATTAAGTTTAGCTGCTTTAGCATGCAATCTTCTTAGTGataatcttatatttttccatTCATATCATTATAGTCATTCTCAATGAATTCACAGAAAGAGAATGCACCACCACTTTTTAGCCGAACTTACAACACCATCTTAAAAGTATTCCAGCCAGAAATTTTAGAAGCACACATTTTCAACTTGGACTGTTTCTCTTATAAAGAGATGCCATTCTTGTAATCCTATTACAATAAAGATGATGCAATCACACTTTCAAATACATCTCTATTTATACTTTATGTAATTTTGGAAACTACAAAGGAAAACACTCTCGTAGAAAATACCTTTCTTATTCCATCAAAACATCCAACAGTTCTAAAGCAGCACAGCAAACTACTTTGGTTATTGCAGGCATTGAAGTAAAACAGAACCGACAAGCCTTATTCCAACTACTTTGAGCCAAATTTATGAATCAGAGTACCACCATCAATGCACAGGTTTGTTTTTATGACCAACTCTCAACGTAATACCAACCCCCTTATAATTGAAGCAAATCCCAGGAGAGATCAGGTGGTGGCAGCAGAGCCCACAAGCCAAGATCAATTGGCTGATAAGGAAACAAATCATATCAGTTATGCAGTTAAAGTAGTATAGATTATTTTAAGAGTCGCGAATAAAGAAAGTAATATGATATTTCCCTATAAAGCCACTAGACATGATTCTAAATGTTTAAAGAATATCTAGATCTGAAAAACGTACTCAAAAAGTTATCAGAAGTTTCTAAAAATACTAATCAAGTTGGCTGCACATGAACAACTtattaaattatcatatttttcttaacattttctttaagaCTTGTGTTGTTTTAATGCCCCAaacaaaagtgaaaataaaatctCACTAATCTAATAAGCGAAATAGGTTGTTCTAGGCATAGTTTTATGGAGGGGTTTGAATTCTAGAATTCAACTATTTACAAATATAGTAGTAAAagattttttaagttttttttttttttaatatctttttttccctcctgaattttttcacaaaataataaGTTCTCATTTGTGTTATACTATTTAGTGAGCTGATGGAATCATCAAGCACCAGTGGTCTAGTGGTAGAATAGTACCCTGCCACGGTACAGACCCGGGTTCGATTCCCGGCTGGTGCATTCTTATACCTTTTGTTTTTTGGCAAAATCACCTTGTTTTTACTCAATGTGGTAAGGGATTCCTGTTACAACTTTTAGTGCTGAGTTTGGTTTTGAAGCATTTTGCAATGGGATTGGATGCAGAGAGCCCCCAATTGTTGATCCACAGTAATCATATTGGGGTAGATCAGAAGGACTAATGGGTTATTTAAGAAGTTTTTGCTCTTTGCAATGGCATTGGATGCAGGGAGCCCCCACTTGTTGATCCACAGTAATCATATTGGAGTAGATCAGAAGGACTAATGGGTTATTTAAGAAGTTCTTGCTCTTTGCAATGGGATTGGATGCAGGAAGCCCCCACTTGTTGATCCACAGTAATCATATTGGGATAGATCAGAAGGACTAATGGGTTATTTAAGAAGTTCTTGCTCTTTGCTTGAACTTGCATCCAAATATACTGTAAGTTCAGGATAGTGATTCCATTCACATGTTTTCAGTCCTTTCACAGTCCAGGAGTCCTTCAAACCAGATGGGCTCAGGAggtcaaaataaaatatatctttaCCTAATCTCATGCAAATCTCCCAGTATCCTGATGACTGAATTGGTAATGAC
This DNA window, taken from Vitis riparia cultivar Riparia Gloire de Montpellier isolate 1030 chromosome 13, EGFV_Vit.rip_1.0, whole genome shotgun sequence, encodes the following:
- the LOC117927577 gene encoding cinnamoyl-CoA reductase 1-like — translated: MSTGEGKVVCVTGAAGFVASWLVKLLLQRGYTVRATVRDPNDPKKTEHLLSLDGAKERLRLFKADLLEEGSFDPVVDGCDGVFHTASPVVMQVTDPQTELIDPALKGTINVLRSCSKVPSVKRVVVTSSMSAVEHNGKPLTPEVIIDESWFSDAVLCKESKLWYKLSKTLAEEAAWKFSKENGIDMVMIHPGWVLGPLLQPTLNLSVEEILKLLNGVQTFPKTTSYTWVDARDVANAHIQAFELPEASGRYCLVGTVSHRSETLNILHKLYPAIHIPEKWKDGQTCVPTFRVSQEKAKSLGIHFTPMEVSIKDTVESLKEKNFISF